From a single Poecilia reticulata strain Guanapo linkage group LG2, Guppy_female_1.0+MT, whole genome shotgun sequence genomic region:
- the LOC103456877 gene encoding trace amine-associated receptor 3-like translates to MDMQVGGDLCFPHLFNTSCKKPVSSWTETVLLRTILSFISLLTVAFNLLVIISVSHFRKLHTPTNILLLSLAVSDFLVGLLLMPGEIMRNTXCWFFGDLMCSLYNYISYIVTSASVGDMVLISVDRYVAICDPLHYSTTVTERKVKVCVCLCWLSSALYSSVIVKADLTQPGQHNSCYGECVIVVDYILGTFDLVVTFIAPVXVIIVLYMRVFAVAVSQARAMRSQVAAVSLQLSVSLTRKSELKAAWTLGVLMVVFLMCFCPYYCVTLAGDDLLTDSSASYVIFLFYFNSSLNPVIYALFYPWFRRATKLIITFQILRXGSCEANIQ, encoded by the exons ATGGACATGCAGGTTGGAGGTGACCTCTGCTTCCCACATCTCTTCAACACCTCCTGCAAGAAACCTGTATCTTCTTGGACTGAAACTGTGCTCCTTCGCACCATACTGTCCTTCATCTCTCTGCTCACTGTGGCTTTCAACCTGCTCGTCATCATCTCTGTCTCTCACTTCAG GAAGCTCCACACACCCACTaacatcctcctcctctccctggCTGTGTCAGATTTYCTCGTGGGGCTCCTGTTGATGCCGGGTGAAATCATGCGGAACACARCCTGTTGGTTTTTTGGCGACCTCATGTGTTCCTTGTATAATTACATATCGTACATCGTCACCTCTGCTTCGGTTGGCGACATGGTGCTCATATCAGTGGACCGCTACGTGGCCATCTGTGACCCCCTTCATTACTCMACCACAGTCACAGAGAGAAAAGTTAAAGTCTGCGTGTGTCTCTGCTGGCTCAGCTCTGCTCTGTACAGCAGCGTCATTGTGAAGGCTGACTTAACTCAGCCGGGGCAACACAACTCCTGCTATGGGGAATGTGTGATTGTRGTTGACTACATTTTGGGAACGTTTGACCTTGTTGTTACATTTATTGCTCCAGTCRCAGTCATCATTGTGCTGTACATGAGAGTGTTTGCAGTGGCCGTCTCTCAGGCCCGTGCCATGCGCTCTCAGGTCGCGGCTGTTTCCCTTCAGCTCTCGGTTAGTCTGACGAGGAAATCTGAGCTAAAAGCAGCCTGGACCCTGGGGGTTCTGATGGTGGTGTTCCTCATGTGTTTCTGTCCGTATTACTGTGTCACCCTTGCAGGTGATGACTTGCTCACCGACTCATCTGCATCCTatgtcatatttctgttttatttcaactctaGTCTGAACCCAGTGATTTATGCGTTGTTTTATCCCTGGTTCAGGAGAGCTACCAAACTCATCATCACTTTTCAGATACTGCGGCRCGGCTCCTGTGAGGCCAACATACARTAA
- the LOC103456884 gene encoding trace amine-associated receptor 13c-like, with product MEQETGEELCFPKLTNASCRKPGWTWTEAVLPQIMLSSISLLTASLNLLVIISVSHFKQLHTPTNTILLSLAVSDFLLGLLLMPAEIIRNTGCWFLGDLTCSLYNSLSFVITSASVGDMVLISVDRYVAICDPLLYPTRVTDRRVKAVVCLCWLCSVIYGCLAVLDELVKPGRHKSCVGDCLISVDFIAGTVDLIVSFAVPVAVIIVLYMRVFVAAVSQARALRSHVTAVTLQLSVNMTKKSELKAARTLGVLVVVFLICYCPYYCVSLAGEGLLSDTYASYSLFLFYFNSTLNPVIYALFYPWFRKAVKLIVTFQILLPGSCDSNVL from the exons ATGGAGCAAGAGACTGGAGAAGAGCTCTGTTTTCCAAAGTTAACCAACGCCTCCTGCAGAAAGCCTGGATGGACCTGGACTGAAGCCGTGCTCCCTCAGATCATGCTGTCTTCTATTTCTTTGCTGACAGCATCTCTCAACCTGCTCGTCATCATCTCCGTCTCCCATTTCAA GCAGCTTCACACGCCCACTAACACCATCCTCCTCTCACTGGCTGTCTCAGACTTCCTCCTGGGTCTCCTGTTGATGCCTGCAGAAATMATCCGAAACACTGGCTGCTGGTTTCTCGGCGATCTCACTTGTTCTCTGTATAACTCTCTGTCCTTTGTCATCACCTCTGCTTCGGTCGGAGACATGGTCCTCATATCAGTTGACCGCTATGTGGCTATCTGTGACCCTCTGCTTTATCCCACCAGAGTCACAGACAGAAGAGTTAAAGCTGTTGTCTGCCTGTGTTGGCTTTGTTCTGTTATCTACGGTTGTCTTGCGGTATTAGATGAATTAGTAAAACCGGGCAGGCATAAATCATGCGTGGGAGACTGTCTAATTTCTGTTGACTTTATCGCAGGAACCGTTGACCTCATTGTGAGTTTTGCCGTTCCAGTTGCAGTCATCATAGTGCTGTACATGAGAGTGTTTGTTGCAGCCGTGTCTCAGGCCCGCGCCTTGCGCTCTCACGTCACGGCCGTCACTCTGCAGCTTTCAGTGAATATGACAAAGAAATCTGAGCTGAAAGCAGCCAGGACTCTTGGTGTTCTCGTGGTGGTTTTTCTAATATGTTAYTGTCCGTATTACTGTGTCTCCCTCGCAGGAGAGGGTCTGCTCAGTGACACCTACGCGTCATATTCgctcttcctgttttatttcaactccACTCTTAACCCTGTGATCTATGCACTTTTTTATCCCTGGTTTAGAAAAGCAGTAAAGCTCATTGTCACCTTCCAAATTTTGCTTCCTGGCTCTTGTGACTCTAATGTATTGTAA